In Populus alba chromosome 1, ASM523922v2, whole genome shotgun sequence, a single window of DNA contains:
- the LOC118036804 gene encoding probable phospholipid-transporting ATPase 4, with translation MHGSSRRTKGKIRWSKLYSFSCFRPHTSDPDSAQELIGQPGFSRVVFCNEPQVHKRKPYKYTNNSVSTKKYTAVTFLPKALFEQFRRVANLYFLLTAALSITSLAPVKPVSLIAPLVFVVGISMLKEAVEDWYRFLQDLNVNTRTVKAHAGNGLFVDKLWREISVGDVVKVNKDEYFSSDLLLLSSSYEDGVCYVETMNLDGETNLKIKRCLEVTLDLNEDAKFSEFKATTRCEDPNPSLYTFVGNLEFENKVYPLSPSQILLRDSKLRNTDYVYGAVIFSGHDTKVVRNSTMSPSKRSRLEKKMDKVIYLLFSMLLLISLITSIGSAVVIKSDMSQWWYLSLEDSDPLFDPSNPLKSGFLQFIRALILYGYLIPISLYVSIEIVKVLQAKFIDKDKKMYDEATCKSVQARTSNLNEELGQVEIILSDKTGTLTCNQMEFRKCSIAGISYGGNINEVDIAASKRMNTGIDAYRSSIDQSDTTSQSLEMSEFSVADIITQQAILRGQENADNLNARNSRLSDVRKESVIKVIKGFNFRDDRLMNNQWIYRSDLFDMTMFFRVMALCHTGIPVEDGQTDKLKYEAESPEEVAFLIASQEFGFQFFQRTQSLMTLKEHDPSSGKQVKREYKLLNLLEFSSSRKRMSVIVRDEDGKIYLLCKGADSIIFDRLADNGGAYQEATTSHLSNYAEDGFRTLAFAYRVLELAEYEQWNSIFMQAKTTVGPEREELLEHATEMIEKELILLGVAAVEDKLQKGVIECIDKLAQAGMKIWLLTGDKKETAINIGFSCSLLRQDMKQFHVCLSKETESKNQLKAMKEEILHQIESSYQVMCQESKKYSPFSLVVDGRALEIALKSDVRDQFLQLAVNCASVICCRVSPKEKALITRLVKEYTGKTTLAIGDGANDVGMIQEADIGVGISGMEGMQAVMASDFSLPQFRFLERLLIIHGHWCYKRISKMVLYFVYKNIAFGLTLFYYEIFTNFSGDSLYDDWYMVMFNVLLTSLPVISLGVFEQDVSSDVCLQFPSLYRQGQRNIIFSWSRIVGWILNGTVAASVVFLANIYIFSPDAFRQEGNVADITHFGVIMYTCIIWTVNCQIALIITHFTWIQHLFIWGSILLWYIFAIAFGALPPDYSQRGFNIITESIGSAPKYWIATFLVIVVALLPYFTHIAFQRLLYPMDDHIIQEMKHCKKDVTENQMWLREQRNSQRSTQVGFTARVDARIRSFKEGLSLKRISIYKSVTNTPFYKSWTSSPLFS, from the exons ATGCACGGATCATCTAGGAGAACAAAGGGGAAGATAAGATGGAGCAAACTGTATTCATTTTCGTGCTTTCGACCACACACATCCGATCCTGATTCTGCTCAGGAGCTCATCGGACAGCCAGGATTTTCTCGGGTGGTTTTCTGCAATGAACCTCAAGTGCACAAGAGAAAACCTTACAAGTACACAAACAACTCGGTATCCACAAAAAAGTACACTGCTGTCACTTTTCTACCCAAAGCACTTTTCGAGCAGTTCCGCAGAGTTGCcaatttgtattttcttttgacaGCAGCGTTGTCCATCACTTCTTTGGCTCCTGTTAAACCTGTAAGTTTGATTGCTCCGTTGGTATTTGTGGTGGGGATCAGCATGCTCAAAGAGGCTGTTGAGGATTGGTATAGGTTTTTGCAG GACTTGAATGTGAACACTCGAACAGTGAAGGCTCATGCAGGAAATGGCTTATTTGTGGATAAATTATGGAGAGAGATTTCTGTAGGAGATGTTGTTAAGGTTAACAAGGATGAATACTTTTCGAGCGATCTTCTCTTGCTATCGTCCAGCTATGAAGATGGTGTTTGTTATGTGGAGACTATGAACCTTGATGGAGAAACGAATCTGAAAATCAAGAGATGTTTAGAGGTCACACTTGATTTGAATGAGGATGCAAAATTCAGTGAATTCAAAGCCACCACCCGTTGCGAGGATCCCAATCCAAGCCTTTACACCTTTGTGGGGAATTTAGAGTTTGAGAATAAAGTATACCCCTTGAGCCCTTCTCAAATACTTTTAAGAGATTCAAAGCTTCGAAACACTGATTATGTTTATGGAGCAGTGATCTTTAGCGGGCATGATACGAAAGTAGTAAGGAATTCCACCATGTCACCATCTAAACGAAGCAGGCTTGAGAAAAAGATGGATAAAGTCATCTACCTTCTTTTCTCTATGCTTCTTCTGATCTCACTAATAACTTCCATCGGGTCTGCTGTGGTCATAAAATCTGATATGAGTCAATGGTGGTACCTTAGTTTGGAAGATTCTGATCCACTCTTCGATCCATCAAATCCTTTAAAATCAGGTTTTCTTCAGTTCATAAGGGCTCTAATATTGTATGGTTACTTGATTCCCATTTCTCTGTATGTCTCCATTGAAATTGTCAAGGTTCTACAAGCTAAGTTCATtgacaaggataaaaaaatgtatgatGAGGCAACCTGTAAGTCTGTCCAGGCTCGAACTTCAAATTTGAATGAAGAACTTGGTCAAGTAGAAATCATTCTGTCAGATAAAACAGGAACTTTGACTTGTAATCAGATGGAGTTCAGGAAATGCTCGATTGCTGGAATTTCGTATGGGGGTAACATAAATGAAGTTGATATTGCTGCTTCAAAGCGAATGAATACTGGCATTGATGCATATCGATCTAGTATCGACCAATCTGATACAACAAGTCAGAGCCTTGAAATGTCTGAGTTTTCCGTGGCTGATATTATCACTCAACAGGCTATTCTTAGGGGTCAAGAAAATGCAGATAATTTGAATGCTAGAAACTCAAGACTCTCTGATGTGAGGAAAGAATCAGTTATCAAGGTCATCAAGGGTTTCAACTTCAGGGATGACAGGTTAATGAACAACCAGTGGATTTACAGGTCTGACTTGTTTGATATGACAATGTTCTTCAGAGTCATGGCTCTATGTCACACAGGTATACCCGTTGAAGATGGCCAAACTGATAAGCTTAAATATGAAGCAGAGTCCCCAGAAGAAGTTGCTTTTTTGATTGCTTCACAAGAATTTGGATTCCAATTTTTCCAGCGGACACAATCCCTAATGACCCTCAAAGAGCATGATCCTTCCTCCGGGAAGCAGGTGAAGAG GGAGTACAAGCTGTTGAATTTGTTGGAGTTCAGTAGTTCTCGTAAAAGAATGTCTGTAATAGTAAGAGATGAAGATGGTAAAATCTATCTTCTCTGCAAAGGGGCAGATAG catcATCTTCGATAGGCTTGCAGATAATGGTGGGGCATACCAAGAAGCAACGACCTCACACCTTTCAAATTATGCAGAAGATGGATTTCGGACTCTAGCATTTGCTTACCGAGTACTTGAGCTGGCTGAGTACGAACAGTGGAACTCAATATTTATGCAGGCAAAGACTACAGTAGGTCCTGAAAGAGAAGAATTACTGGAGCATGCAACTGAAATGATAGAAAAAGAACTAATTTTATTAGGAGTTGCTGCTGTTGAAGACAAGTTACAGAAAGGG GTTATAGAATGCATAGATAAACTTGCTCAAGCAGGGATGAAAATATGGCTGCTCACTGGTGACAAGAAGGAAACTGCAATAAACATCGG ATTTTCTTGCAGCTTGCTTCGGCAGGACATGAAACAGTTCCATGTATGTTTGAGCAAAGAAACCGAGTCCAAAAACCAACTGAAG GCTATGAAAGAGGAGATTTTGCACCAGATTGAAAGTTCATACCAAGTGATGTGCcaagaaagcaaaaaatattcACCCTTTTCTTTGGTAGTGGATGGAAGAGCTCTTGAAATTGCTTTGAAATCTGATGTGAGGGACCAGTTCTTGCAGTTGGCTGTTAATTGTGCTTCTGTTATATGCTGCCGAGTATCTCCAAAAGAGAAAGCTTTG ATTACTCGATTGGTGAAGGAGTATACTGGTAAGACAACCTTGGCAATTGGGGATGGAGCAAATGATGTTGGCATGATTCAAGAAGCTGATATTGGAGTTGGAATCAGTGGAATGGAAGGGATGCAA GCAGTCATGGCTAGTGACTTCTCATTGCCTCAGTTCCGATTTCTGGAGAGATTACTGATAATCCATGGGCATTGGTGTTACAAGAGAATCTCTAAGATG GTTCTATACTTTGTATACAAGAACATTGCTTTCGGCCTCACCCTATTCTACTACGAAATATTCACAAATTTCTCTGGAGATTCCTTATATGATGATTGGTATATGGTAATGTTCAATGTCCTTTTGACATCATTGCCAGTTATATCACTTGGAGTCTTTGAGCAGGACGTTTCGTCAGATGTATGCCTCCAG TTTCCATCCCTTTACAGACAAGGGCAGAGGAACATCATTTTTTCTTGGAGCCGCATTGTTGGTTGGATACTGAATGGCACAGTTGCTGCCTCAGTCGTCTTCCTTGCAAACATATACATATTCTCTCCAGATGCATTCAGACAAGAAGGAAATGTAGCAGACATCACACATTTTGGTGTCATTATGTACACATGTATAATATGGACTGTCAACTGCCAAATTGCTCTCATCATCACTCACTTCACTTGGATCCAACATCTTTTCATCTGGGGCAGCATCCTGTTATGGTACATTTTCGCCATCGCATTCGGCGCGCTCCCTCCCGACTACTCTCAACGAGGATTCAACATCATCACAGAATCGATCGGATCAGCACCTAAGTACTGGATTGCTACATTTCTTGTTATAGTTGTTGCATTGCTTCCATACTTCACACACATTGCCTTTCAAAGACTGCTATATCCGATGGACGATCACATAATCCAAGAAATGAAACACTGCAAGAAAGATGTTACAGAAAATCAGATGTGGCTGCGAGAACAACGAAACTCGCAGAGGAGCACTCAGGTTGGATTTACAGCAAGAGTCGATGCAAGAATTCGGTCATTCAAAGAAGGGTTGAGCCTGAAGAGGATATCAATCTATAAGTCTGTGACAAACACTCCTTTCTATAAATCATGGACAAGCAGTCCATTATTTTCTTAA
- the LOC118036795 gene encoding probable galacturonosyltransferase-like 4, with amino-acid sequence MPPSYMPPSILQVNTKDKRKKEESMASSYLPSAYSATQRRSSRTPDNPIIAGPLNPGLAPAPNPRPILQFLAFGLFILLSLLQLLPATHSRDPFDPSRNWVPLHSNPSSPLRELGARNGDGGGDDGMVHVVSWMDCLDLRVLAVLANSTLSSSSCPELVSFHFFIPGGDEDKVPFYKLKVLFPHSKLEIHGQEEVKEIVRIAFSDEQYAEPNYEEIVPFIIPTVHQFLSKFIYVSANVIMKARVEELIGVDLNNYAIASAEDCSQRLKTYVNSDVLDAIQRSGSKPWVSETPYAKDTCLPDLSVLVINARKLDKDIVETVLWWSKVLNLRERIDQKNLAVALALYNRYLKLSSSWLVKDITSSEVNNSMIIYYDGPKTSCIESISGAASKYSDGNVWTRYLPSISDRILGS; translated from the exons atgCCTCCCTCGTACATGCCACCAAGCATATTACAAGTGAACACCaaggacaaaagaaaaaaagaagagtcgATGGCTTCCTCGTACTTACCATCAGCATATTCTGCAACTCAGAGAAGATCATCTCGAACGCCAGACAACCCAATAATTGCCGGACCCCTTAATCCGGGTCTAGCTCCGGCTCCAAATCCAAGACCCATATTGCAGTTTCTAGCTTTTGGACTGTTTATACTCCTTAGTTTGCTTCAGTTACTACCTGCCACTCATTCTCGAGACCCATTTGACCCTTCCAGAAATTGGGTTCCTCTCCATTCTAATCCTTCTTCTCCA TTAAGAGAGTTGGGTGCAAGAAATGGCGATGGAGGTGGAGATGATGGAATGGTGCATGTTGTGTCATGGATGGATTGTTTAGACCTTAGAGTTCTTGCAGTACTGGCAAATTCAACTCTGTCTAGCTCAAG CTGTCCAGAACtggtttcttttcatttttttatccctGGAGGGGATGAAGACAAAGTGCCTTTCTATAAGTTGAAGGTCTTGTTTCCACATTCAAAACTTGAAATTCACGG GCAGGAAGAGGTTAAAGAAATTGTGAGGATTGCCTTTTCTGATGAACAATATGCTGAACCCAATTACGAGGAAATAGTACCGTTTATCATACCAACTGTGCACCAGTTCTTGAGCAAATTCATATACGTTTCAGCGAATGTAATTATGAAG GCTAGAGTTGAAGAACTCATTGGAGTTGACTTGAACAATTATGCTATAGCAAGTGCCGAAGACTGCTCTCAGAGATTAAAAACTTATGTGAATTCAGATGTGTTGGATGCTATTCAGAGATCAGGTTCAAAGCCTTGGGTATCAGAGACACCTTATGCAAAGGATACTTGTTTGCCAGACTTAAGTGTGCTTGTGATTAATGCGAGGAAATTAGACAAAGATATTGTTGAGACCGTCTTATGGTGGAgcaaagttttgaatttgagagaAAG GATTGATCAGAAAAATCTAGCAGTTGCGTTAGCACTTTACAACAGATATCtcaagctttcttcttcttggttGGTCAAGGATATCACATCATCTGAAGTTAACAACAGCATGATTATCTACTACGATGGGCCCAAGACTAGTTGCATTGAATCCATCAGTGGTGCTGCCTCGAAATACAGTGATGGCAATGTCTGGACTCGGTACCTTCCTTCAATCTCAGATCGAATCTTGGGCAGCTAA
- the LOC118036801 gene encoding transcription factor JUNGBRUNNEN 1-like isoform X2, protein MELDRFSASSKDFEEDDDILLPGFRFHPTDEELVGFYLKKKVEKKPIRIDLIKHVDVYKYEPWDLPKASCSAGEREWYFFCRRGRKYKNSIRPNRVTRSGFWKATGIDKPIYSVGKIHYCIGLKKSLVYYRGSAGKGTKTDWMMHEFRLPACENTASLTNPDDCDVHEAEVWTLCRIFQREAPFNKKYLSSKQRCVSTDSSASPCESDNRRHNDQSFEVSADNKVIESQATSDHFYGNNNQSFAAQMSLTNQDPFTASYLSFLNQNGDELFGDENWDELRPMVEFALDPSEIYCL, encoded by the exons ATGGAGCTGGATAGGTTCAGCGCTAGTTCAAAAGActttgaagaagatgatgacatCCTGCTCCCAGGGTTTCGATTCCATCCAACCGACGAAGAACTTGTAggattttatcttaaaaagaaaGTAGAGAAGAAGCCTATCAGGATTGACCTCATCAAACACGTTGATGTCTACAAATATGAGCCATGGGATCTTCCAA AAGCAAGTTGTAGTGCTGGAGAAAGGGAGTGGTACTTCTTctgtagaagaggaagaaagtaCAAGAACAGCATCAGACCTAATAGGGTCACAAGATCTGGTTTTTGGAAAGCTACAGGCATAGACAAGCCAATATATTCTGTTGGGAAAATCCATTACTGCATTGGTCTGAAAAAATCTTTAGTTTATTACCGAGGAAGTGCTGGAAAAGGCACGAAAACAGACTGGATGATGCACGAATTTCGCCTCCCTGCTTGTGAAAATACTGCTAGCCTCACCAATCCTGACGACTGTGATGTTCACGAAGCT gAAGTTTGGACACTTTGTCGAATATTCCAGAGAGAAGCtccctttaacaaaaaataccTCTCTTCAAAACAACGGTGCGTTAGCACTGATTCAAGTGCTAGCCCTTGTGAATCAGACAATCGTAGACATAACGATCAAAGCTTCGAAGTTTCAGCTGAtaacaaggtgattgaaagccAAGCTACCAGTGATCATTTCTATGGAAATAATAACCAGTCGTTTGCAGCCCAGATGAGCTTAACGAATCAAGATCCATTTACAGCATCATATCTAAGCTTCTTGAATCAAAATGGAGACGAACTTTTTGGAGATGAGAACTGGGATGAGCTTAGACCAATGGTTGAGTTTGCACTTGATCCTTCAGAGATATATTGTCTTTAA
- the LOC118036801 gene encoding transcription factor JUNGBRUNNEN 1-like isoform X1, with amino-acid sequence MELDRFSASSKDFEEDDDILLPGFRFHPTDEELVGFYLKKKVEKKPIRIDLIKHVDVYKYEPWDLPKEASCSAGEREWYFFCRRGRKYKNSIRPNRVTRSGFWKATGIDKPIYSVGKIHYCIGLKKSLVYYRGSAGKGTKTDWMMHEFRLPACENTASLTNPDDCDVHEAEVWTLCRIFQREAPFNKKYLSSKQRCVSTDSSASPCESDNRRHNDQSFEVSADNKVIESQATSDHFYGNNNQSFAAQMSLTNQDPFTASYLSFLNQNGDELFGDENWDELRPMVEFALDPSEIYCL; translated from the exons ATGGAGCTGGATAGGTTCAGCGCTAGTTCAAAAGActttgaagaagatgatgacatCCTGCTCCCAGGGTTTCGATTCCATCCAACCGACGAAGAACTTGTAggattttatcttaaaaagaaaGTAGAGAAGAAGCCTATCAGGATTGACCTCATCAAACACGTTGATGTCTACAAATATGAGCCATGGGATCTTCCAA AAGAAGCAAGTTGTAGTGCTGGAGAAAGGGAGTGGTACTTCTTctgtagaagaggaagaaagtaCAAGAACAGCATCAGACCTAATAGGGTCACAAGATCTGGTTTTTGGAAAGCTACAGGCATAGACAAGCCAATATATTCTGTTGGGAAAATCCATTACTGCATTGGTCTGAAAAAATCTTTAGTTTATTACCGAGGAAGTGCTGGAAAAGGCACGAAAACAGACTGGATGATGCACGAATTTCGCCTCCCTGCTTGTGAAAATACTGCTAGCCTCACCAATCCTGACGACTGTGATGTTCACGAAGCT gAAGTTTGGACACTTTGTCGAATATTCCAGAGAGAAGCtccctttaacaaaaaataccTCTCTTCAAAACAACGGTGCGTTAGCACTGATTCAAGTGCTAGCCCTTGTGAATCAGACAATCGTAGACATAACGATCAAAGCTTCGAAGTTTCAGCTGAtaacaaggtgattgaaagccAAGCTACCAGTGATCATTTCTATGGAAATAATAACCAGTCGTTTGCAGCCCAGATGAGCTTAACGAATCAAGATCCATTTACAGCATCATATCTAAGCTTCTTGAATCAAAATGGAGACGAACTTTTTGGAGATGAGAACTGGGATGAGCTTAGACCAATGGTTGAGTTTGCACTTGATCCTTCAGAGATATATTGTCTTTAA